The stretch of DNA CGCCCTGATAGCTCGGTCGAGTGACTCCTTTAATTTTAAAGTAGTTGTGAATTTTATTTTGGATTTCGTCTAACGCACCAGTTTTTTGAATGTATTTTTCTACCTCCAAATCAATTGCAGCATTAAAGAAAAAGGCGAGTATCATCGGCGCAGGCCCGTTTATAGTCATAGAAACAGACGTAGATGGGTTACAAAGATCAAACCCGGAATACAATTTTTTCGCGTCGTCAATAGTCGGAACTGAAACTCCTGAGTTTCCGATTTTACCGAAATTGTCGGCTTCAACCTTTGGATCTTCTCCATAAAGTGTCACAGAATCAAAAGCGGTTGAGAGTCTGGAGGCGTTTTGTCCTTTGGTAAGCATGTGAAATCTTCGGTTGGTTCTTTCGGGAGTTCCTTCTCCTGCAAACATTCTTGTAGGTGCTTCGTCAGATTTTCTAAAAGGAAATACTCCTGCTGTAAACGGAAAGCTACCGGGTAGGTTTTCTTTGTATTTGTAGTTTAGTAATTCAGGATAAGAAGTGTAGCTTGGTAGAGAAACAAGCGGAATAGACAAACCTGAAAGAGAAGTAAAGTGTAGTTTTTGTTTGATTTCTTTATCTCTTACTTTAAAGATTAAATACTCTTCTTCGTAGCTTTTCTTCTTTTCTATCCAATTATACAACCATTCTCTGTCTTCTTCTGGAATTTGATTTTCTAAAGAATTGATTTCATTTTCTAATTCTTTTTTTATAATTTCATCTTTTAAAAATTGGGACGTTAGGCGATAGGATTGAATTTTTTGAGAAATGTCTTTGTATTTTTCTAAGTCAGAATAATATTTTCTAATAGTGGTGGAAATATCTGAAAGGTAAGTTATTCTATTTGAAGGAATTAGTGAAAACGAATCAGAATCTTTTGCAGAAAGCAATTCAGTATTCAAAAAATTCAAATTAAAATTGAATTTTTCTTTTAGTTTTAATACTAAATTTTCATAGAGAAGGTTAACTCCAAAATCATTGAATCTGCTTGCAACAGTTCCAAAAACAGGCATTTCTTCAGGTGGAAGATGAAAAAGGTTTAGGTTTCGCTGGTATTGTTTTCTTACCTCTCTTAGGGCATCTTTTGATCCTTTTCTGTCAAATTTATTAATTACTACAATACTTGCGTATTCGAGCATATCAATTTTTTCGAGTTGACTAGGTGCTCCAAAATCAGATGTCATAACATATATGGAAAAATCTGAATGAGAGGAAATTTCTGCATCTGATTGACCAATCCCTGAAGTCTCGACTAAGATTATATCGAATCCTGCTTTTTTCAAAACATGAAGAGTATCATCTAAAGATTCTGACAGCCCTCCCTTTTCTCCGCGAGTTGCAAGAGAGTGCAGATAAATTTTTTCTGAATAGACAGAATTCATTCTAATCCTGTCTCCAAGCAGGGCTCCTCCTGTTTTCTTCTTAGAAGGGTCAATACACAATATTCCAATCCAAATATTCGGATTGGCAGAAGACAATCTTCTTACTAACTCATCGGTAAGAGAGCTTTTTCCAGCACCACCTGTTCCTGTAATTCCAATTACTATACTTTTTTTATTTTGTGTGTCGTCTAACTTCTCTTTTTTATTTTTCCTTCTGTGATTTTCGTAGTAGGAAATAGTCTGGCTGATTTCTCTAAAATTTTTCGGACTGAGCTTTGTGTTTATTATATCTTCGGATATAGAAAAATCACACAACTCCATCATCTTGTCGATCATTCCCTGTAGTCCGATTTTCATTCCTTCTTCGGGAGAGTAAATTTTAGTTACACCATATTTTTCTAATTCTTGAATTTCTGAAGGGATAATTACTCCGCCGCCACCTCCAAAAACCTTTACGTGCTCAAGTCCATTTTCTTTTAATAAGTCTATTAGGTATTTGAAATACTCAACGTGTCCCCCTTGATAGGAGCTTACCGCAATTCCTTGAACATCTTCCTGCAATGCGGATTGAACAATTTCTTTAACCGATCGGTTGTGTCCCAAGTGAATGACTTCGGCTCCACTTCGTTGGAGCATTCTTCTTATAATATTTATAGATACGTCATGCCCATCGTATAAAGATGCAGCAGTTACAAAACGAATTTTATTTTTTGGGGAAGGGTTTGAGTTTGTCATTGTTCGATCATTTGCAATTTAACATATTGTGTTGTATTTTTTAAACACCAGAAGTATAATGTAATAGTCTTATTATTCTTGCAACTATATATTGAAGACATGAATTTGTTCAATGAAGAAATTTAAAAGTAGTATTTTTCTCATAGAATGAGTTTATAAATGTCACGCCTGCAAAAAGTCATTCTTGGAAATAGATATGCTAAAATACCTTGAGTAAAATCGCCATTTAACAGCGTTATTTTGATCTTGCAACACAAGGGCTGAGTAGTGTATTATAATTTTTTTAATGCCAAGCAGTAAGTGATTTTAGTTTTGCTTAAAAAATCTTAAAAATTTCCTGAAGAAAGAAACATATTCCGGTCTTGCATGGACTTCCATTCCGATTTTAATGTCGTTTTTATCTCCTCCGAGTTCGCACCATGAAGAGTCATCCTCCACCTGAAAAACTGTACATTTCCCTATTTTATCATAAAAAGTTTTTGTCCCTACTGCAGTTTTTGCTTAATTTTAATCTCCAATTAAATTTCATGTCTTTATTTTTTAAATAACCGTAATAACCAAGCCCAAGAGCCAAATGAAATCGTTCCCATAATGAATAGTCCCAGGAGATACATTATTAACGAGCCAAATGTAGCGCTAATAAAAAGGATGATTCCACTTTTCACCTGATCTTTGAAAAAACTCACGACTGCAAGGATTAGTGCAGTAACATTAAAAATATAGAACCCAATATAGGAAACTATTGGCACAGGCAAAAGAGCAAAAAGCCAAGCAATAAAAAGGCAAATAAATCCATAACGCACATGTTTTATGGGAGATTTAATTGTAGATTTTAGAATTGAATTGGTGTTTGATTTTTTGATTGTCTTCCCTTTAGAAGGTTTTGCAGATTTTGATTTTATTTTTTTTGTCATATTTTCCCTTCGTTAGTGTTTTAGTGTGATACAAGATACTACTGTTTCTCCCATGACGGTTGAGGATGATATCCATACATTTCCTATTTTTGTGTAAACTATCCAACTTCCTTGATTTTTAATAAGAAGCTTTCCTGCATTCCAACGATATTCATGTGCCGCTTCAAATCCCGACATACCGAAAGGCCCCTTGCTCATGGTTAAATGAAGTAATCCTCCCGAAATTTTTCCATTTCCCTCAATAGTACAAGACTCGTTTGACTGTTGAAGACTATTTTTTTTATGATTGTTGTATTCTGGTATTTTTTCCGGATTGGAAATTTGTTTCCTTTTTCTAATAGCGTCTTTGCAGATTTTTGAAAATTTTGCATAATTAGATTCCATACATTTTCGCAGTTCAGCTTTGTCTTTACTTCTTATTCCATGACAAAATTTTTGCCGATCATTCTTGCATTCTCCTCTTGCAGAAATATTCGTTACATTAAAAAATAAAATAATTAGAATAATTATTGCAATATTATATAGCATAATTTTGTTTTGGAGGATAAATAGCAAGCATGGTGATGGTCATTTTGCATAACCATAAAAAACTCTGTCAAATAGGTTTAAAATTTCCCAGAAAAAAATTATACACACTATGACCAGAAATCAAAATTTGAGAAAATATTGTCAATACCTCAAATTAGGTATATTTTCAAGATTTTAATATTTTCTTCTAATTCTTTATTCTGTGAGACTAAATAAGAAAAACTTATGCAATTCTGGTTTCTGATAATTGCTTG from Leptospiraceae bacterium encodes:
- a CDS encoding methylmalonyl-CoA mutase family protein → MTNSNPSPKNKIRFVTAASLYDGHDVSINIIRRMLQRSGAEVIHLGHNRSVKEIVQSALQEDVQGIAVSSYQGGHVEYFKYLIDLLKENGLEHVKVFGGGGGVIIPSEIQELEKYGVTKIYSPEEGMKIGLQGMIDKMMELCDFSISEDIINTKLSPKNFREISQTISYYENHRRKNKKEKLDDTQNKKSIVIGITGTGGAGKSSLTDELVRRLSSANPNIWIGILCIDPSKKKTGGALLGDRIRMNSVYSEKIYLHSLATRGEKGGLSESLDDTLHVLKKAGFDIILVETSGIGQSDAEISSHSDFSIYVMTSDFGAPSQLEKIDMLEYASIVVINKFDRKGSKDALREVRKQYQRNLNLFHLPPEEMPVFGTVASRFNDFGVNLLYENLVLKLKEKFNFNLNFLNTELLSAKDSDSFSLIPSNRITYLSDISTTIRKYYSDLEKYKDISQKIQSYRLTSQFLKDEIIKKELENEINSLENQIPEEDREWLYNWIEKKKSYEEEYLIFKVRDKEIKQKLHFTSLSGLSIPLVSLPSYTSYPELLNYKYKENLPGSFPFTAGVFPFRKSDEAPTRMFAGEGTPERTNRRFHMLTKGQNASRLSTAFDSVTLYGEDPKVEADNFGKIGNSGVSVPTIDDAKKLYSGFDLCNPSTSVSMTINGPAPMILAFFFNAAIDLEVEKYIQKTGALDEIQNKIHNYFKIKGVTRPSYQGDLPDTHDGSGLLFLGVSSSKIIEKELYEKIKQNTLQNIRGTVQADILKEDQAQNTCVFSTDFALKMMGDIQEYFIQEKIRNFYSVSISGYHIAEAGANPISQLAFTLSNAFTYVEYYLSRGMKIDEFAQNLSFFFSNGLDPEYSVMGRVARRIWAITMKYRYNANERSQKLKYHIQTSGRSLHAQEIDFNDIRTTLQALYAIYDNTNSLHTNAYDEAITTPTEESVRRAMAIQLIINEELGLNKNHNPIQGAFIIEELTDLVEEAVLNEFEKISERGGVLGAMETMYQRGKIQDESIYYETLKHSGELKIIGVNSFLGKENTNEKTMELIRSSEEEKKQQLLELNEFQNRNKNECEKAIQSLEKTALKGGNIFQELMETVKYASLGQITSAMYKFGGKYRRSM